A region of Phycisphaerae bacterium DNA encodes the following proteins:
- a CDS encoding PIG-L family deacetylase has product MSKRVLAFMAHPDDVEFTCAGTLIRLKNEAGCEIAIATATSGDCGSVRHRPDEIARIRHAEAVAAAGLLGADYYCAGCSDVFILYDEPTIRRFVELIRKTRPDIVITQPPTDYMVDHEMCGKLVRTATFIAGAPNLLTRDIDPAPPTERVPHLYYADPTEHIDPIDGRPVTPDLVVDITSVMPTKEKMLACHASQRDWLRKHHGMDEYIEIMKRGGAARGKLIGKPYAEGFRIHRGHPYPQDDVIAELLKIRK; this is encoded by the coding sequence ATGTCAAAGCGAGTTCTGGCTTTCATGGCCCATCCCGATGATGTGGAGTTCACCTGCGCCGGCACGCTGATCCGGCTCAAGAACGAGGCCGGCTGCGAGATCGCGATCGCTACGGCCACGAGCGGCGATTGCGGCTCAGTCCGGCATCGCCCGGATGAAATCGCCCGCATTCGCCACGCCGAGGCCGTGGCCGCGGCCGGCCTCCTCGGCGCCGACTACTACTGCGCCGGCTGCTCAGACGTGTTCATTCTCTATGACGAGCCGACCATCCGCCGCTTCGTCGAACTGATCCGCAAGACCCGCCCGGACATCGTGATCACCCAGCCGCCGACGGATTACATGGTCGATCATGAGATGTGCGGTAAGCTGGTGCGGACCGCCACGTTCATCGCCGGGGCGCCCAACCTGCTGACCAGGGATATCGACCCGGCACCGCCCACCGAACGGGTGCCACATCTCTACTATGCCGACCCGACGGAACACATCGACCCGATCGACGGCCGGCCCGTGACTCCCGATCTCGTTGTGGATATCACCTCCGTCATGCCAACCAAGGAAAAGATGCTCGCCTGTCATGCCTCACAACGCGACTGGCTGCGAAAGCACCACGGCATGGACGAATACATCGAAATCATGAAACGTGGCGGCGCTGCCCGCGGCAAATTGATCGGCAAGCCCTATGCCGAAGGCTTCCGTATCCACCGCGGGCATCCCTACCCGCAAGACGATGTGATTGCCGAGCTGCTGAAAATCCGGAAGTAG
- a CDS encoding LptF/LptG family permease encodes MVRILDRYLLRNFLANYILSLLMLISLYVVLDLSFNADEFTETMTEGPQQQSSFLGGAIKVLANIIDYYVFNIPLYFAQLSGVITLFAACVTLGRLQRQNEMTAVLSSGTSMYRLAMPIILAGLAMNALLILDQEMLIPALAPKIARPRDDVEGARIHKDLWYIKDADGRLFSAQEFLPKEQEIGGLIVIERFTDPGDPANYGQLRSVIRADHARWNDRNGGWELTQRAFRLDIGRRAEFIVSDTGERLTPVVTDFYKTDLSPANLLLRKSAQWLDFLSLRQIKTLQSRGDADPVRVARIRHTRFTLPISNMVLLLLGMPFFMNRLPGNVLGQGSKALAICAVAFLTTFLGQQVVGTTGGFWQALPYWLPIFIFGPIAVLLLDNVDT; translated from the coding sequence ATGGTGAGGATTCTCGATCGATATCTTCTTCGCAATTTTCTCGCCAACTACATCCTTTCCCTGCTTATGTTAATCAGTCTGTATGTGGTGCTCGATCTGTCTTTCAACGCCGATGAGTTCACGGAAACGATGACCGAGGGGCCGCAGCAGCAGTCGTCATTCCTCGGCGGAGCGATCAAGGTTCTCGCCAACATCATCGACTATTACGTCTTCAACATCCCGCTCTATTTCGCTCAGCTTTCCGGCGTGATTACCCTGTTCGCAGCCTGCGTGACCCTGGGGCGACTTCAGCGGCAAAACGAGATGACGGCGGTATTGTCCTCGGGAACGAGCATGTACCGGCTGGCCATGCCGATCATTCTTGCAGGTCTGGCCATGAACGCCTTGCTCATCCTCGACCAGGAAATGCTGATCCCCGCGCTCGCGCCCAAGATCGCCCGTCCGCGCGACGATGTCGAGGGTGCTCGCATCCACAAGGATCTTTGGTATATCAAGGACGCGGACGGCCGTTTATTCAGCGCTCAGGAGTTCTTGCCGAAGGAACAGGAGATCGGCGGTCTCATCGTCATCGAGCGGTTCACCGATCCGGGCGACCCCGCCAACTACGGCCAGCTCCGTTCGGTGATCCGCGCCGATCACGCCCGGTGGAACGACCGCAACGGCGGATGGGAACTGACGCAACGGGCGTTTCGGTTGGACATCGGTCGCCGGGCGGAATTCATCGTGAGTGATACGGGCGAGAGGCTTACGCCCGTGGTCACTGATTTCTACAAGACGGACCTGTCGCCGGCCAATCTGCTGCTTCGAAAAAGCGCTCAGTGGCTTGACTTCCTGAGCCTCAGACAGATCAAGACGTTGCAGAGTCGCGGTGACGCCGACCCGGTTCGGGTCGCTCGCATCCGGCACACCCGATTCACGCTGCCGATCAGCAACATGGTGCTGCTCTTGCTGGGCATGCCGTTTTTCATGAACCGGCTGCCCGGCAACGTGTTGGGTCAGGGCTCAAAGGCCTTGGCGATCTGCGCGGTTGCTTTTCTGACTACCTTCCTCGGGCAGCAGGTCGTCGGTACCACCGGCGGCTTCTGGCAGGCGCTGCCCTATTGGCTGCCGATCTTCATCTTCGGTCCGATCGCCGTCCTTTTGCTCGACAATGTCGATACCTGA
- a CDS encoding DUF4432 family protein, with the protein MAKKTTAAGKYADVPVMNVLQLGGIETSVLDNGPGRDVRIAWVNTGGGLRYKVVIDRGLDIADAEYMNQSLTWLSLTGTNAPSHAYNRGMDWLRGFYGGLVVSCGPLNTGAPFSEEGHDYGLHGTHSHSRAIIESIVNPDLPTGKLDMSITGLVRTARVFGPNVELRRTISSTLGEPTIRIRDRFVNCGNQPVPHCWLLHINFGYPLLEPEASTYCYSGKLTCRGDSAEWFGKRKDFRAAPKPQETHRGTGEVFTYIDPKTDARGMVLAGVVNRKRGFGVKIEFPKRQYPRMGNWQHWGPCGSYTGALEPMTAGVEGRPIDRDRGWLRMLEPGETVDLTCNITATSDKAELDRLLRLNK; encoded by the coding sequence ATGGCCAAGAAGACGACCGCTGCGGGCAAGTACGCTGACGTCCCGGTAATGAATGTGCTGCAACTGGGGGGGATCGAGACTTCGGTTCTGGACAATGGTCCCGGGCGCGATGTTCGGATCGCCTGGGTCAATACCGGCGGCGGGCTGCGCTACAAAGTGGTCATCGATCGCGGCCTGGACATCGCCGACGCCGAATACATGAACCAGTCGCTGACTTGGCTGTCCCTGACCGGCACCAACGCCCCGTCTCATGCGTACAACCGCGGCATGGACTGGCTCCGCGGATTCTATGGCGGGCTGGTCGTCAGTTGCGGTCCGCTGAACACGGGCGCCCCGTTCTCCGAGGAGGGCCACGACTACGGTCTGCATGGCACGCACTCGCACAGCCGGGCGATCATCGAGTCGATCGTCAATCCCGACCTGCCAACCGGCAAGCTCGATATGAGCATTACCGGTTTGGTCCGTACCGCTCGCGTCTTCGGGCCGAACGTCGAGCTTCGCCGGACCATCAGCAGCACGCTCGGCGAACCGACGATTCGCATCCGCGACCGCTTCGTTAACTGCGGCAATCAACCTGTGCCGCACTGCTGGCTGCTGCACATCAACTTTGGGTATCCCCTGCTGGAGCCCGAGGCGAGCACCTATTGCTACAGTGGCAAGCTGACCTGTCGCGGCGACAGCGCCGAGTGGTTCGGCAAGCGCAAGGATTTTCGCGCCGCCCCCAAGCCGCAGGAAACCCATCGCGGCACCGGCGAGGTGTTCACCTATATCGATCCGAAAACCGATGCCAGAGGCATGGTCCTGGCCGGGGTGGTCAACCGCAAGCGCGGTTTTGGCGTGAAGATCGAATTCCCCAAGAGGCAGTACCCGCGAATGGGCAACTGGCAGCATTGGGGTCCGTGCGGCTCATACACCGGGGCCCTTGAACCGATGACGGCCGGCGTCGAGGGGCGCCCCATCGACCGCGATCGCGGCTGGCTCCGCATGCTTGAGCCGGGGGAGACCGTCGATCTGACCTGCAACATCACCGCCACGAGCGACAAGGCGGAACTGGACAGGCTCCTGAGGCTCAACAAGTAG
- a CDS encoding LptF/LptG family permease, with protein sequence MRTLQLYVTRELLKTFLLAAVGLTLVLSLCGTMSTVLRVEVPTATTVLYILWLIQPMVLAVTLPVSALFACAIVYGRLAADNEFDACRASGINIHRLLAPALGLSIFTALFAFAFSNYVIPKAAAGIASRVQYDISKFAFQALKTRGYFKREDKKKSEAQILHAGKVDLVQEGGHDVLLIHDGAFIELKGDELVRCGTVRQGRADFKTAPESGEPLVEAFLTDVRLVDLQDIQQARLYQEKTRPFGSRELPKVLFYDPKWSSLGDLLKYKNDPSQLPPLRPQLGEIRREVRESLFYRRLCGHFAASSGPLIIEDETQRYEIRAAGARMIEENFTPELRDVSVKCAWTEEKGRKRTRVYQAESATVRLQRNIANTRDIVLISLLGGVTFTDSAQPGRTFPHAALDLQPIAAPPSLLEDDQQYSDARLLGLGDIMNRKIRSRAQLQSAVKPLGLGPQIEKLRLKAVLDMLRQRHQIIGSLHSRLGLCASALVTIILAAALGIIFRNGQFLTAFAISFLPALAIVAMNMLGRRQAESIDPHLHVLGVGIIWAGILLLALVDLVVLKRYLRR encoded by the coding sequence ATGAGGACTCTACAGCTTTACGTCACCCGCGAGCTGCTCAAGACTTTTCTGCTTGCTGCCGTGGGCCTGACGCTGGTGCTGAGCCTCTGCGGGACCATGTCGACTGTCCTGAGGGTCGAAGTTCCGACGGCGACGACCGTCCTGTACATTCTTTGGCTGATCCAGCCGATGGTCTTGGCGGTGACGCTGCCGGTGTCCGCCCTGTTTGCTTGCGCGATCGTCTATGGCCGTCTGGCGGCTGACAACGAGTTTGACGCCTGCCGAGCCAGCGGGATTAACATCCACCGTCTTCTGGCTCCGGCCCTGGGGCTCAGCATTTTCACGGCGCTCTTCGCGTTTGCATTCAGCAACTACGTCATCCCCAAGGCCGCCGCGGGCATAGCCAGCCGCGTCCAATATGACATCTCCAAGTTCGCTTTCCAGGCCCTCAAGACCCGGGGCTACTTCAAGCGCGAGGATAAAAAGAAGAGCGAAGCGCAAATCCTGCACGCCGGCAAGGTTGACCTTGTTCAGGAGGGCGGTCACGACGTCCTCTTGATTCACGATGGCGCGTTTATCGAGTTGAAGGGGGACGAGCTGGTCCGCTGCGGCACAGTCAGGCAGGGAAGAGCGGACTTCAAGACCGCCCCGGAAAGCGGCGAGCCGCTGGTCGAGGCGTTCCTCACCGACGTCCGGCTGGTGGATTTGCAGGACATCCAGCAGGCTCGTCTGTATCAGGAGAAAACCCGACCGTTCGGTTCCAGGGAGCTGCCCAAGGTGTTGTTTTACGATCCCAAGTGGTCCTCGCTGGGCGACTTGCTGAAATACAAGAATGATCCGAGCCAGTTGCCCCCCCTTCGCCCCCAGCTCGGTGAGATTCGCCGCGAGGTGCGTGAAAGCCTCTTTTACAGACGACTCTGCGGCCATTTTGCGGCGAGCTCGGGACCATTGATCATCGAGGATGAGACGCAACGCTACGAGATCCGCGCCGCCGGCGCTCGGATGATCGAAGAAAACTTTACGCCGGAGCTGAGGGACGTGTCGGTGAAATGCGCGTGGACCGAGGAGAAGGGTCGAAAACGAACTCGGGTTTACCAGGCCGAGTCGGCTACGGTCCGCTTGCAGCGCAATATCGCCAACACGCGGGACATCGTTCTGATCAGCTTGCTGGGTGGCGTTACATTCACCGACTCGGCTCAACCCGGCAGAACGTTTCCGCACGCCGCCCTCGATTTGCAGCCCATCGCCGCCCCGCCGAGTCTCCTTGAAGACGATCAGCAATACTCGGATGCCAGGCTGCTCGGTCTGGGCGATATCATGAACCGGAAGATCCGGTCGCGCGCTCAACTGCAAAGCGCAGTGAAGCCCCTTGGCCTGGGGCCGCAGATCGAGAAGCTCCGGCTCAAGGCTGTGCTCGACATGCTCCGCCAACGACATCAAATCATCGGCTCTCTGCATTCGAGGCTGGGTCTGTGTGCCAGCGCCCTGGTGACCATCATTCTGGCAGCGGCCTTGGGCATCATCTTCCGAAACGGCCAGTTCCTGACCGCCTTTGCGATCAGTTTTCTGCCGGCCCTGGCGATCGTGGCCATGAATATGCTTGGACGGCGCCAGGCCGAGAGCATCGATCCACACCTGCACGTCCTTGGCGTGGGCATCATCTGGGCGGGTATCCTGTTATTGGCCCTGGTTGACTTGGTGGTCCTGAAAAGGTATCTGAGGCGTTGA